One Paenibacillus sp. SYP-B4298 genomic window, TTCGTCCTCTCTCATCGTTATTGTCGTGCATTTCATCCTTGGCTGCTTCTGTCGATCCACAGCCACAGCCCCCGTGAAGGTCCGGCCGCTTATGAAATGACAATGGCGCTATCAATCTGTGTAAATACGTTATTTGACATCCCTTGCCCTTCCATCGCCGTAACTACGGTACGTGAAGGAACGTGGACAATCATCGCAAAATTTCGGTAGATGACCAGCGAATCCTTGGCCCCTTTGGCCTCAGCCTGGTCGATGGCGCCTGCAATCTTATCTAGCTGCTCCGGCTGCAAGGCAATGCCGCGCTGACTCATACGCTGCTTGGCATGAGAGCTGAATTTGAGTACATTCTCATCCAGCAATTCCTGAAATTTGGGCTTGCTGTTGCCTATGGCAGGCGGCGATACAGGGGACAAGCGAGATCCCATTAAGGCAGCGCCCGGATACAACTGGCCTACGCTCAATCTGTCGCTCATCCGGCCACAACACCGCCTTCCTCCGCAGCTTGCTGTGTCGTCTGTGCCCCGCTATCTGAAGGCTGCTGGTCTTCTGCCTCCGGTGTCTGTGGCTGCTCAGGCTGCGGCTGTTCCGATTGTGGCTGCTCTGCCGTCATCTTGATCGACACGATATCGTCCACGTTGACCTTCATACTGCCTGATGTTGCGTATTGCTTGCCGTCCTTGATGGTAATCGAATCGACCACACCGGAGACGAGCGTCTCCTTGCCGGCCGAGTCCTTCTCGTACCACTCGATCGTCTTGCCGATCATTGATGATGCAGATCCCAGGCTTTGCCGCAGCAACGCCAGCTCACCAGACATATTCATCAATTGCTCGACTGAGGAGAACTGTGCCATCTGGGCAATGAACTCACGGTCCTGCAGCGGACTCATCGGGTCCTGATACCTTAGTTGGGTGACCAGAATTTTCAGAAACTCGTCTTTGCCGAGTGTCTTCTCCCCATCCTTTTTGGCTGCCGTCTGCACATTATTTGCGTTGTAGTTCGGCCACACATTGTTTGTCGAGATGCTCAATTTATTCACCTCCGGCTCAAGCTGTTACATTAATGCCTGTTCCGTCATTCAACTGCTCAGCGAGCCGCCTGAATTCCGTCTCAAAGCTCTCTTCCGTTACTTGCTCTGCCTGAGCATGCTGCTCAGAAGGATGCTGCTGACCTGATCCCTGCTGCTGGCGGCCATCATGGAATTGATGCTGGCCTGGCTGCGGCGTCTGGGATACCTCGAGACGTTCGACCTGCAAGCCTTGCGCCTGCAATGCTGATCTTAGTTGAGCCATCTGGTTTTCTAGCATGTCCTTGGCCAACTTGTTATCGGTCGTAAACAATGCGGTCAACTGCCCGTTGTGCAGCGTCAGCTTGATGTCTACCTGTCCCAGATGCTCCGGGTACAAGGAGATGCGTGCCTCCGAAGCGCCCTTCAGACTGCTAAGCTGCATCTGCTTGAACAGAAAGCCCTCCATCTTCTCCGCGAACTGATCGACCGGGACGCTCGGAAGCGTTGGCGCCTGAGCAGGAAGCTGAGGTCTAAGCGGTTCGGTTGATGCAGACAAGTGCACCACGGTATTTGTCTGCGCCTCTCCAGAGGCCGTCTGCGCCGTTGTGTGATCCTGGAGCGCAGCGCTAGCGCTGCCAGCCTCGGCGGCATGTCTAATGGACGGATGGTAGGAAGCTTGCCCCAGACGGGCGAGCATGGACTGGCTTGTTGGCTGATTAGCTGTCTGCAGGGTTCCGCCCTTCAGATCGAGCTGCTGCTCCTGCGAGTCGGAGGTCGCTTTGCCTGCGTTGGTGTGCAGCCATTGCTTTAACGTATCCAGCTTGTTCTCCAGCAGCGGCACGAAGGCCTGCTGAGCCTGGTTCGATGCCCCCTGGCGCATAATGGTACCCAACTGCTGGATGACCTCGAGCAGCTTTGCTTTTACTCCAGCAAAACCAGCTACGGCCTGCGCTCCCTCGCTTGTTTCTTCCACCCCATTGGCTTGAACAGTCGACTGTTGCATAGCTAACGTTGCCGGCTGCGCGAGCATCATGCTGAATAACAGCACCTGCAGGTCACCTAGCAGCTCCTCCAGTGGAGCCGTATCGACCGTCTGATCATCCGACTGCTCCATCTGCTCCAATTCGCTTGCAATATCCGACAGCAGCTTCAATAGCCCCGTCTGTTCCTCCCCTTGCACAGCGAAGTCGCCCTGCATCATCAACGCACTTAGCGCATTGCTGCTGGTGGACGCCTGCTGCACGCCACTTGGCGCCACGCCAACCACTTGTACAAGCATCTGCGTGAACGACTGGCTCCCGCCATCCGGTGATGCAGCTCCCTGCTGCGAGCCGATAAGGCCAGGAAGCGGTGCTGCTGAAGCGGCTACGATTGGTCCTGCGGGCATTTGCATATGATTCACCTCCCTTCTGTATAACAGAATTGTTCCTTATCATGGCAGGATGATCGACTATGTCCCAGAGCCGGTTTTCGTTGCCGCCTGCTGCTGCGTTCCCGTTTGCTGTTGTGCTCCCGAGCTTTGCCCGGTAAGCCTTTTGACCCTTGCCTGCAGCGCTGCGAGCTGCTGGTCCTTGGCCTCAACGGAATCCTTCATCATCACTGTAGCATCAGCAGCAACCTTAGGCGTCATTTTCGCCATAATTTTGGCACGATCCTCTGTCTTCATCCCATTCAGTATAAGCACCATCTCCTCCAGCTCCATATTCTCCAGAATCGGGGCGGCCTTGCTTGGCGTCATCTTCGTATACATCGTCGCAAGCTCCTTGATCTGCTGCGAATACTGCTCGTCACTTTGCTGCTGCTGCTCTGACTGCTTGCTGAGCTCCTCTACCTTCTTCTCCAGCTCGGCAATTTTCTGCTCCTGCTGCGTGCCAGCGTCTTGCGCTTGCTTCAGCTCGCTCTCCTTGGCCGCCAGCTTCCCTTGCAGCTCCTTAACTTGCTTGCTAGGCTCCTCCGCCGTCTGCTGCTCCTCGCCTTGCTGAGCGGATGCGGAAGCCTTCTCGTTCGCTTCCTGCAGCTCCTTCATTTTGGCGGGACCGTTAGGCAGCATGGAGCCGACCCAAGGGATCTGGTTGCCTACATCGAGCATCTTGCCCCGTATATCCGGGCTGAATACTGCCAGCAGCGCCGCCAGCAATAACACGGTAAAGAGCAATGGCGTTAGAAAAAACAGCAGTCTCTCAAATATGCTATAGCTTTTCTCTTCTTCCATATCAGCTATGCGATCCCCCTCCGCCTCCGGTGTCTTACAGCGCTGATAGAGCTATCGGGCTGCTGCCTTGAAACGGACGGAAGCCATTTCATCCAATTCGTTCTGTTCCTTTAGCATAATCATTTGAGTGAATGCTCCAAATGCATTCTCCTTGGCCTTCAGCCACACCTTCTCATCCATCATTTTGGAGGATAGATGGCCCTTGCTACGCTCCACCTCTTGCCTTGCCTCAGCAACATCAGACCATTTCCTGTTAATCTTCTCCTCCAGATGCTCCAGGTATTGATGCACCACGCGAAGCTCAGCGAGCGCAATCAGGGAGGCGGAAGCATTAGCGAGCTTGTCCTGCCAGTGCCGCTTCTCGGCCTCCAGCTCCTTCAGCGACTGTTCCTCCTGCTGCAGCTTGCCCACCGCCACAGACAGCATCCACTCCGCCTGGGTTTTTTGGCTCGTCTTCAGATCGACGATTTTTTGATAAGGATACCGGTATTTAGCCATTGCAATACTCATCTCCTATAAAAATCAATCATGAGGCGCTGCTTCGCTTCTTCAAAGCTGACCTTTTCCTTCGTCTTCTGCTGTGTAAAGCCTCGAATCATATCGATGTATTGAATGGCACGATCAATCTCCGCATTGGAGCCGGACTGATATGCTCCGATGTTGATCAGATCCTCCGAATCACGGAAGGTAGCCAGCAGGCTCTTCAGCTCATTCGCGGCATCCTGATGCTCCTCGTCTACAATTTCCTTCATGACGCGGCTCACCGATTGCAGCACATCGATCGCCGGGAAGTGTCCCTTATGAGCCAATGCCCTGCTCAATACGATATGCCCGTCGAGTATGCCGCGCACTGCGTCAGCGATGGGCTCATTCATATCGTCACCGTCAACCAGCACTGTATAGAAGGCTGTAATCGAGCCCTTCGGGCCGGTGCCCGCACGCTCCAGAAGCTTGGGCAGCTCGGCGAATACCGAAGGCGTATATCCTCTCGTAGCCGGCGGCTCGCCGATCGCAAGCCCAACCTCACGCAGCGCCATCGCATAACGGGTGACCGAGTCCATCATCAGCATCACATTAAGCCCCCGGTCACGGAAATATTCCGCAATCGTCGTCGCGATGAGCGCCCCCTTCATCCGAATCAGTGCTGGCTGATCTGAGGTTGCCACAATAACGACAGAGCGAGCCAATCCCTCCGGGCCAAGGTCCTTCTCAATGAACTCCAGCACCTCGCGGCCGCGTTCCCCGATCAATGCAATGACATTGACATCAGCGGACGTATTGCGCGCAATCATCCCGAGCAGTGTGCTCTTGCCTACGCCTGAACCGGCGAAGATGCCCACACGCTGCCCGCGCCCTACCGTCAGTAATCCGTCAATTGCACGCACACCGATGCTCAGCGGCTCTACAACCCGCGGTCGCATCAGTGGATTGCTCGGCGCATTATGCGTGGAATAGTGCGGCATACGAGATGGAATATGCGAGCCATCCAGCGGTTGACCCAATCCGTCCAGCACCTTGCCGAGCAGCTCGGAGCCGACCTGAATCGTCAGCGGCTTCCCCGTGCCGACCACATCGCAGCCCGGGCCGATCGAGTGCAAGTCACCAAGCGGCATCAGAATGACCTTATTATTGCGAAAGCCGACAACCTCCGCTTTAAGCGGCTTCGATGACTTCGCAGGGTAGATATAGCACAGATCGCCCACGCTGGCATCAGGTCCTTCTGACTCGACAGTAAGACCGATGACCTGGGTCACCTTCCCGTTGACCCGAACCGGATCAATCGATCTC contains:
- a CDS encoding TIGR02530 family flagellar biosynthesis protein — translated: MSDRLSVGQLYPGAALMGSRLSPVSPPAIGNSKPKFQELLDENVLKFSSHAKQRMSQRGIALQPEQLDKIAGAIDQAEAKGAKDSLVIYRNFAMIVHVPSRTVVTAMEGQGMSNNVFTQIDSAIVIS
- a CDS encoding flagellar hook capping FlgD N-terminal domain-containing protein, with translation MSISTNNVWPNYNANNVQTAAKKDGEKTLGKDEFLKILVTQLRYQDPMSPLQDREFIAQMAQFSSVEQLMNMSGELALLRQSLGSASSMIGKTIEWYEKDSAGKETLVSGVVDSITIKDGKQYATSGSMKVNVDDIVSIKMTAEQPQSEQPQPEQPQTPEAEDQQPSDSGAQTTQQAAEEGGVVAG
- a CDS encoding flagellar hook-length control protein FliK gives rise to the protein MQMPAGPIVAASAAPLPGLIGSQQGAASPDGGSQSFTQMLVQVVGVAPSGVQQASTSSNALSALMMQGDFAVQGEEQTGLLKLLSDIASELEQMEQSDDQTVDTAPLEELLGDLQVLLFSMMLAQPATLAMQQSTVQANGVEETSEGAQAVAGFAGVKAKLLEVIQQLGTIMRQGASNQAQQAFVPLLENKLDTLKQWLHTNAGKATSDSQEQQLDLKGGTLQTANQPTSQSMLARLGQASYHPSIRHAAEAGSASAALQDHTTAQTASGEAQTNTVVHLSASTEPLRPQLPAQAPTLPSVPVDQFAEKMEGFLFKQMQLSSLKGASEARISLYPEHLGQVDIKLTLHNGQLTALFTTDNKLAKDMLENQMAQLRSALQAQGLQVERLEVSQTPQPGQHQFHDGRQQQGSGQQHPSEQHAQAEQVTEESFETEFRRLAEQLNDGTGINVTA
- a CDS encoding MotE family protein → MEEEKSYSIFERLLFFLTPLLFTVLLLAALLAVFSPDIRGKMLDVGNQIPWVGSMLPNGPAKMKELQEANEKASASAQQGEEQQTAEEPSKQVKELQGKLAAKESELKQAQDAGTQQEQKIAELEKKVEELSKQSEQQQQSDEQYSQQIKELATMYTKMTPSKAAPILENMELEEMVLILNGMKTEDRAKIMAKMTPKVAADATVMMKDSVEAKDQQLAALQARVKRLTGQSSGAQQQTGTQQQAATKTGSGT
- the fliJ gene encoding flagellar export protein FliJ, which codes for MAKYRYPYQKIVDLKTSQKTQAEWMLSVAVGKLQQEEQSLKELEAEKRHWQDKLANASASLIALAELRVVHQYLEHLEEKINRKWSDVAEARQEVERSKGHLSSKMMDEKVWLKAKENAFGAFTQMIMLKEQNELDEMASVRFKAAAR
- the fliI gene encoding flagellar protein export ATPase FliI, with product MSLLDVHRYVDHLRSIDPVRVNGKVTQVIGLTVESEGPDASVGDLCYIYPAKSSKPLKAEVVGFRNNKVILMPLGDLHSIGPGCDVVGTGKPLTIQVGSELLGKVLDGLGQPLDGSHIPSRMPHYSTHNAPSNPLMRPRVVEPLSIGVRAIDGLLTVGRGQRVGIFAGSGVGKSTLLGMIARNTSADVNVIALIGERGREVLEFIEKDLGPEGLARSVVIVATSDQPALIRMKGALIATTIAEYFRDRGLNVMLMMDSVTRYAMALREVGLAIGEPPATRGYTPSVFAELPKLLERAGTGPKGSITAFYTVLVDGDDMNEPIADAVRGILDGHIVLSRALAHKGHFPAIDVLQSVSRVMKEIVDEEHQDAANELKSLLATFRDSEDLINIGAYQSGSNAEIDRAIQYIDMIRGFTQQKTKEKVSFEEAKQRLMIDFYRR